The Burkholderia pyrrocinia genome includes a region encoding these proteins:
- a CDS encoding IlvD/Edd family dehydratase produces the protein MSATKPRLRSAQWFGTNDKNGFMYRSWMKNQGIPDHEFDGRPVIGICNTWSELTPCNAHFRKLAEHVKRGISEAGGFPVEFPVFSNGESNLRPSAMLTRNLASMDVEEAIRGNPIDAVVLLAGCDKTTPALLMGAASCDVPAIVVSGGPMLNGKLEGKNIGSGTAVWQLHEALKAGEIDLHHFLSAEAGMSRSAGTCNTMGTASTMACMAEALGVALPHNAAIPAVDSRRYVLAHMSGIRIVEMALEGLTLSKILTRAAFENAIRANAAIGGSTNAVIHLKAIAGRIGVPLELEDWMRIGRDTPTIVDLMPSGRFLMEEFYYAGGLPAVLRRLGEGGLLPNPDALTVNGKSLWDNVREAPNYDDEVIRPLDRPLIADGGIRILRGNLAPRGAVLKPSAASPELLKHRGRAVVFENLDHYKATINDEALDVDASSVLVLKNCGPRGYPGMAEVGNMGLPPKLLRQGVKDMVRISDARMSGTAYGTVVLHVAPEAAAGGPLAAVRNGDWIELDCEAGTLHLDITDDELQRRLSDVDPTAAPGVAGQLGKGGYARLYIDHVLQADEGCDLDFLVGTRGAEVPSHSH, from the coding sequence ATGTCGGCAACAAAACCCAGGCTGCGCTCCGCCCAATGGTTCGGCACGAACGACAAGAACGGCTTCATGTACCGGAGCTGGATGAAGAACCAGGGCATTCCCGATCACGAATTCGATGGCCGGCCGGTCATCGGCATCTGCAACACGTGGTCCGAACTGACGCCGTGCAACGCGCACTTCCGCAAGCTCGCCGAGCACGTGAAACGCGGGATCTCCGAGGCGGGCGGTTTCCCGGTCGAGTTCCCGGTGTTCTCGAACGGCGAATCGAACCTGCGGCCGTCGGCGATGCTCACGCGCAACCTCGCGTCGATGGACGTCGAGGAAGCGATCCGCGGCAATCCGATCGACGCGGTCGTGCTGCTCGCCGGCTGCGACAAGACGACGCCCGCGCTGCTGATGGGCGCGGCGAGCTGCGACGTGCCGGCGATCGTCGTGTCGGGCGGGCCGATGCTGAACGGCAAGCTCGAAGGCAAGAACATCGGTTCGGGCACGGCCGTGTGGCAGCTGCACGAAGCACTGAAGGCCGGCGAGATCGACCTGCATCACTTCCTGTCGGCCGAAGCCGGGATGTCGCGCTCGGCCGGCACCTGCAACACGATGGGCACCGCGTCGACGATGGCGTGCATGGCCGAGGCGCTCGGCGTCGCGCTGCCGCACAACGCGGCGATTCCGGCCGTCGATTCGCGCCGCTACGTGCTCGCGCACATGTCGGGCATCCGCATCGTCGAGATGGCGCTCGAAGGGCTCACGCTGTCGAAGATCCTGACGCGCGCGGCGTTCGAGAACGCGATCCGCGCGAACGCGGCGATCGGCGGCTCGACCAACGCGGTGATCCACCTGAAGGCGATCGCGGGCCGCATCGGCGTGCCGCTCGAACTCGAGGACTGGATGCGCATCGGCCGCGACACGCCGACGATCGTCGACCTGATGCCGTCGGGGCGTTTCCTGATGGAGGAGTTCTATTACGCGGGCGGCCTGCCGGCCGTGCTGCGCCGGCTCGGCGAAGGCGGGCTGCTGCCGAACCCGGACGCGCTGACGGTGAACGGCAAGTCGCTGTGGGACAACGTGCGCGAAGCGCCGAACTACGACGACGAGGTGATCCGCCCGCTCGACCGGCCGCTGATCGCGGACGGCGGCATCCGCATCCTGCGCGGCAATCTCGCGCCGCGCGGCGCGGTGCTCAAGCCGTCGGCGGCGAGCCCCGAGCTGCTGAAGCATCGCGGCCGTGCGGTCGTGTTCGAGAACCTCGATCACTACAAGGCCACGATCAACGACGAAGCGCTCGACGTCGACGCGAGCTCGGTGCTCGTGCTGAAGAATTGCGGGCCGCGCGGCTATCCGGGGATGGCCGAAGTCGGCAACATGGGGCTGCCGCCGAAGCTGCTGCGCCAGGGCGTGAAGGATATGGTGCGGATTTCCGATGCGCGGATGAGCGGCACCGCGTACGGCACGGTGGTGCTGCACGTCGCGCCGGAGGCCGCCGCCGGCGGGCCGCTCGCGGCCGTGCGCAACGGCGACTGGATCGAACTCGACTGCGAAGCCGGCACGCTGCATCTCGACATTACGGATGACGAACTGCAGCGCCGCCTGTCGGACGTCGATCCGACCGCGGCGCCGGGCGTGGCCGGCCAGCTCGGCAAGGGCGGCTACGCGCGGCTGTATATCGATCACGTGCTGCAGGCCGACGAGGGGTGCGACCTCGACTTCCTGGTCGGCACGCGCGGCGCGGAAGTGCCGAGCCATTCGCATTGA
- a CDS encoding dihydrodipicolinate synthase family protein yields MTSSSTPRYRGIFPVVPTTFSDTGALDLASQKRSVDFMIDAGSDGLCILANFSEQFAITDDERDVLTRTILEHVAGRVPVIVTTSHYSTQVCAARSLRAQQLGAAMVMAMPPYHGATFRVPEAQIFDFYARVSDAIAIPIMIQDAPASGTALPAPFLARMAREIEQVAYFKIETPGAANKLRELIRLGGDAIEGPWDGEEAITLLADLHAGATGAMTGGAFPDGIRPILEAWREGRHDDAFARYQAWLPLINHENRQSGILTAKALMREGGVIACERPRHPMPELHPDTRAELLAIARRLDPLVLRWAH; encoded by the coding sequence ATGACATCGAGCAGCACGCCGCGTTATCGCGGCATCTTCCCCGTCGTCCCGACGACGTTTTCCGATACCGGCGCGCTCGACCTCGCGAGCCAGAAGCGCTCGGTCGATTTCATGATCGACGCGGGCTCGGACGGGCTGTGCATCCTCGCGAACTTCTCCGAGCAGTTCGCGATCACCGACGACGAACGCGACGTGCTCACGCGCACGATCCTCGAACACGTCGCGGGCCGCGTGCCGGTGATCGTCACGACGTCGCACTACAGCACCCAGGTGTGCGCGGCGCGCAGCCTGCGCGCGCAGCAGCTCGGCGCGGCGATGGTGATGGCGATGCCGCCGTATCACGGCGCGACGTTCCGCGTGCCGGAGGCGCAGATCTTCGATTTCTATGCACGCGTGTCCGACGCGATCGCGATCCCGATCATGATCCAGGACGCGCCCGCGAGCGGCACCGCGCTGCCGGCGCCGTTCCTCGCGCGGATGGCGCGGGAGATCGAGCAGGTCGCGTACTTCAAGATCGAGACGCCCGGCGCCGCGAACAAGCTGCGCGAGCTGATCCGGCTCGGCGGCGACGCGATCGAGGGGCCGTGGGACGGCGAGGAGGCGATCACGCTGCTCGCCGACCTCCATGCGGGCGCGACCGGCGCGATGACGGGCGGCGCGTTTCCGGACGGCATCCGGCCGATCCTCGAAGCGTGGCGCGAAGGGCGCCACGACGACGCGTTCGCGCGCTACCAGGCGTGGCTGCCGCTGATCAATCACGAGAACCGCCAGTCCGGGATCCTCACCGCGAAGGCGCTGATGCGCGAAGGCGGCGTGATCGCGTGCGAGCGGCCGCGGCATCCGATGCCGGAACTGCATCCGGACACGCGCGCGGAACTGCTCGCGATCGCGCGCCGGCTCGATCCGCTCGTGCTGCGCTGGGCGCACTGA
- a CDS encoding Gfo/Idh/MocA family protein — MSDVISLGVVGIGKIARDQHLPAIAAEPGFALAACASRHAEVTGVRNYPDLRALLAAERELDAVSLCAPPQVRYAQARAALEAGKHVMLEKPPGATLGEVAALEALAHARGLTLFATWHSRCASAVEPARAWLATRTIRAVQVRWKEDVRRWHPGQQWIWEPGGLGVFDPGINALSIVTRILPRELVLREATLYVPSDVQTPIAAELDCADTDGVPVRAEFDWRHGPVEQWEIAVDTSDGVLAISRGGAQLSIAGEPVEIGPEREYPALYAHFRALIARGVSDVDVRPLRLVADAFLFGRRVGTDAFGR; from the coding sequence ATGAGCGATGTGATTTCGCTGGGCGTCGTCGGGATCGGCAAGATCGCGCGCGACCAGCATCTGCCGGCGATCGCCGCCGAACCGGGCTTCGCGCTCGCCGCATGCGCGAGCCGTCACGCGGAAGTCACCGGCGTGCGGAATTATCCGGACCTGCGTGCGCTGCTGGCCGCCGAGCGCGAGCTCGACGCCGTGTCGCTGTGCGCGCCGCCGCAGGTGCGCTACGCGCAGGCGCGCGCCGCGCTCGAAGCCGGCAAGCACGTGATGCTCGAGAAGCCGCCGGGCGCGACGCTCGGCGAAGTGGCCGCGCTGGAGGCGCTCGCTCACGCGCGCGGCCTCACGCTGTTCGCGACCTGGCATTCGCGCTGCGCGAGCGCGGTGGAGCCCGCGCGCGCGTGGCTCGCGACGCGCACGATCCGCGCGGTGCAGGTGCGCTGGAAGGAAGACGTGCGTCGCTGGCACCCGGGGCAGCAATGGATCTGGGAGCCCGGCGGCCTCGGCGTGTTCGATCCCGGCATCAACGCGCTGTCGATCGTCACGCGGATCCTGCCGCGCGAACTCGTGTTGCGCGAGGCGACGCTCTACGTGCCGAGCGACGTGCAGACGCCGATCGCGGCCGAACTCGATTGCGCGGATACTGACGGCGTGCCCGTGCGCGCGGAATTCGACTGGCGGCACGGCCCCGTCGAGCAATGGGAGATCGCGGTCGATACGTCGGACGGCGTGCTCGCGATCAGCCGCGGCGGCGCGCAATTGTCGATTGCCGGCGAGCCGGTCGAGATCGGGCCGGAGCGCGAGTATCCGGCACTGTATGCGCATTTCCGCGCGCTGATCGCGCGCGGCGTAAGCGACGTCGACGTACGGCCGTTGCGGCTCGTCGCCGATGCATTCCTGTTCGGCCGGCGCGTCGGGACCGACGCGTTTGGCCGCTGA
- a CDS encoding arabinose ABC transporter substrate-binding protein produces MNRTIRRHTLRALLAALCIAPLGMQGAAHADAPLKIGFLVKMPEQAWFINEQNAATALGQKESFSVVKIGTPDGEKVLAAIDNLGSQGAQGFVICAPDVRLGPAISARAKRYNMKFVTVDDQLVDSTGKPLPNVPHLGMSATKIGNQVGQAISDEMKRRGWKPEEVGALRITNNELPTAKLRTDGATQALLANGFRKENIFDAPQKTTDDEGGFSAAAPVLARHPNVKKWVVYALNEETVLGAVRATEQLHIAAADVIGVGINGAGEAFAEFQKKEPTGFYGTIAVSSTNHGKDSTQNLVDWIRNGKTPPADTQTSGKLMTRANWQAVRAELGI; encoded by the coding sequence ATGAACCGCACGATTCGCCGACACACCCTGCGCGCGCTGCTGGCCGCGCTTTGCATCGCACCGCTCGGCATGCAGGGCGCCGCGCACGCCGACGCGCCGCTGAAGATCGGCTTCCTGGTGAAGATGCCCGAGCAGGCATGGTTCATCAACGAGCAGAACGCGGCAACCGCGCTCGGCCAGAAGGAGAGTTTCTCGGTCGTGAAGATCGGCACGCCCGACGGCGAGAAGGTGCTGGCCGCGATCGACAACCTCGGCTCGCAGGGCGCGCAGGGCTTCGTTATCTGCGCGCCCGACGTGCGCCTCGGCCCGGCGATCTCCGCGCGCGCGAAGCGCTACAACATGAAGTTCGTGACCGTCGACGACCAGCTCGTCGACTCGACCGGCAAGCCGCTTCCGAACGTGCCGCATCTCGGGATGTCGGCGACGAAGATCGGCAACCAGGTCGGCCAGGCGATCTCTGATGAAATGAAGCGACGCGGCTGGAAGCCGGAAGAAGTCGGCGCGCTGCGGATCACGAACAACGAGCTGCCGACCGCGAAGCTGCGCACCGACGGCGCGACGCAGGCGCTGCTCGCGAACGGCTTCCGCAAGGAGAACATCTTCGACGCGCCGCAGAAGACGACCGACGACGAAGGCGGCTTCAGCGCTGCGGCGCCGGTGCTCGCGCGCCATCCGAACGTGAAGAAATGGGTGGTCTACGCGCTGAACGAGGAAACCGTGCTCGGCGCGGTGCGCGCGACCGAACAGCTGCACATCGCGGCGGCCGACGTGATCGGCGTCGGCATCAACGGCGCGGGCGAGGCGTTCGCCGAATTCCAGAAGAAGGAGCCGACCGGCTTCTATGGGACGATCGCGGTCAGCTCGACGAACCACGGCAAGGACAGCACGCAGAACCTCGTCGACTGGATCCGCAACGGCAAGACGCCGCCCGCCGATACGCAGACGAGCGGCAAGCTGATGACGCGCGCGAACTGGCAGGCCGTGCGCGCCGAGCTCGGCATCTGA
- the araG gene encoding L-arabinose ABC transporter ATP-binding protein AraG codes for MTMQTITAVSRDAVEAGAPPPGGPLLALDGITVTFPGVRALDAVSLSVRAGEVHGLMGENGAGKSTLLKVLSGVNQPQAGTLTLNGTVQRFASTRAALEAGIAIIYQELHLVPELTVAENLMLGQLPSRLGVVDERTLAARALDALERLGEHIDPGIPVKYLSIGQRQMIEIGKALMRDARVIAFDEPTSSLSARETTQLFRIIRALRAEGRAIIYVTHRMEEVYELCDRVTVFRDGRRIDTFDSVAELDRDRLIGCMVGRSIEDVYGYRPRAAGDVLIEAKGLTGPGLSEPVSFAARRGEIVGFFGLVGAGRSELMKLLYGAVRPAAGHVELGGRRVAFRSPRDAVRAGIALCPEDRKQEGIVAIASVADNLNISARRHFSPARMLLDTRRERTLAQRYIEQLAIKTRDCDTPIGALSGGNQQKVVLARWLAERIDVFLMDEPTRGIDVGARAEIYNLFYELAEAGRTVILVSSDLAEVIGVSDRIIVMKEGRIAGEVAKAQATPDALIKLALPR; via the coding sequence ATGACGATGCAGACGATCACGGCCGTGTCCCGCGACGCTGTCGAAGCGGGCGCGCCGCCGCCGGGCGGCCCGCTGCTCGCGCTCGACGGCATCACGGTGACGTTCCCGGGCGTGCGCGCGCTCGACGCCGTGTCGCTGTCGGTGCGCGCGGGCGAAGTGCACGGGCTGATGGGCGAGAACGGCGCGGGGAAATCGACGCTGCTGAAGGTGCTGTCCGGCGTGAACCAGCCGCAGGCCGGCACGCTGACGCTGAACGGCACGGTGCAGCGCTTCGCGTCGACGCGCGCCGCGCTCGAAGCCGGCATCGCGATCATCTACCAGGAGCTGCATCTGGTGCCCGAGCTGACGGTCGCCGAGAACCTGATGCTCGGGCAGTTGCCGAGCCGGCTTGGCGTGGTCGACGAGCGCACGCTCGCCGCGCGCGCGCTCGATGCGCTGGAGCGGCTCGGCGAGCATATCGATCCGGGCATTCCGGTGAAGTACCTGTCGATCGGTCAGCGCCAGATGATCGAGATCGGCAAGGCGCTGATGCGCGACGCGCGCGTGATCGCGTTCGACGAACCAACGAGCTCGCTGTCCGCACGCGAGACCACGCAGCTGTTCCGGATCATCCGCGCGCTGCGCGCGGAAGGCCGCGCGATCATCTACGTCACGCACCGGATGGAAGAGGTCTACGAGCTGTGCGACCGCGTGACCGTGTTTCGCGACGGCCGCCGGATCGACACGTTCGATTCCGTCGCCGAGCTCGACCGCGACCGGCTGATCGGCTGCATGGTCGGCCGCTCGATCGAGGACGTGTACGGCTACCGGCCGCGCGCGGCCGGCGACGTGCTGATCGAAGCGAAAGGGCTGACGGGGCCCGGGTTGTCCGAGCCCGTGTCGTTCGCCGCGCGGCGCGGCGAGATCGTCGGCTTCTTCGGGCTGGTCGGCGCGGGGCGCTCGGAGCTGATGAAGCTGCTGTATGGCGCGGTGCGCCCGGCCGCGGGGCACGTCGAGCTGGGCGGGCGGCGGGTCGCGTTCCGGAGCCCGCGCGACGCGGTGCGCGCCGGCATCGCGCTGTGCCCGGAAGACCGCAAGCAGGAAGGCATCGTCGCGATCGCGTCGGTGGCCGACAACCTGAACATCAGCGCGCGCCGGCACTTCAGCCCGGCGCGCATGCTGCTCGACACGCGGCGCGAGCGCACGCTCGCGCAACGCTACATCGAGCAACTCGCGATCAAGACCCGCGACTGCGACACGCCGATCGGCGCGCTGTCGGGCGGCAACCAGCAGAAGGTCGTGCTGGCGCGCTGGCTGGCCGAGCGCATCGACGTGTTCCTGATGGACGAGCCGACGCGCGGCATCGACGTCGGCGCGCGCGCGGAAATCTACAACCTGTTCTACGAACTCGCGGAAGCGGGCCGCACGGTGATCCTCGTATCGAGCGATCTGGCCGAGGTGATCGGCGTGTCGGACCGGATCATCGTGATGAAGGAAGGACGGATCGCGGGCGAGGTGGCGAAGGCGCAGGCGACGCCCGACGCGCTGATCAAGCTCGCGCTGCCGCGCTAG
- the araH gene encoding L-arabinose ABC transporter permease AraH — MSQAMQPQRTSPSPDAAAAPARARGGVWQLINRSGIVMVFLVLFATLSLTVPDFLTPRNIQGLLLSVTLIGSIAVTMMFVLALGEVDLSVASIVAFSGVVASTLITATHSVLFGTAAGVLAGGAVGLVNGVLIARYRINSLIVTLAMMEVVRGLAFITSNGDAVMISEERFFELGAGSFLGISYPIWSNIIGFVVFGFLLRKTVFGKNVLAVGGNGEAALLAGLPVMRIKITVFVLQGLVTGFAGVMLASRMSLGDPKTSVGLELGVISACVLGGVSLTGGVATISGVLVGVLIMGAVQDAMSLLNVPTFYQYLIRGGILLLAVLFDQYRRNQRRAMKI; from the coding sequence ATGAGCCAGGCAATGCAACCCCAACGCACTTCTCCGTCCCCCGATGCCGCCGCCGCGCCCGCGCGAGCGCGCGGCGGCGTGTGGCAGCTGATCAACCGTTCCGGCATCGTGATGGTGTTTCTCGTGCTGTTCGCGACGCTGTCGCTGACGGTGCCGGACTTCCTCACGCCGCGCAACATCCAGGGCCTGCTGCTGTCGGTCACGCTGATCGGTTCGATCGCGGTGACGATGATGTTCGTGCTCGCGCTCGGCGAGGTCGACCTGTCGGTCGCATCGATCGTCGCGTTCTCGGGCGTCGTCGCGTCGACGCTGATCACCGCGACGCACAGCGTGCTGTTCGGCACCGCGGCCGGCGTGCTCGCGGGCGGTGCGGTCGGGCTCGTGAACGGCGTGCTGATCGCGCGCTACCGGATCAATTCGCTGATCGTCACGCTCGCGATGATGGAAGTCGTGCGCGGGCTCGCGTTCATCACGTCGAACGGCGACGCGGTGATGATTTCCGAGGAGCGCTTTTTCGAGCTCGGGGCCGGTTCGTTCCTCGGCATCTCGTACCCGATCTGGAGCAACATCATCGGCTTCGTCGTGTTCGGCTTCCTGCTGCGCAAGACGGTGTTCGGCAAGAACGTGCTGGCCGTCGGCGGCAACGGCGAGGCCGCGCTGCTCGCGGGGCTGCCGGTGATGCGCATCAAGATCACGGTGTTCGTGCTGCAGGGGCTCGTGACGGGCTTCGCCGGCGTGATGCTGGCGTCGCGGATGAGCCTCGGCGATCCGAAGACGTCGGTCGGCCTCGAGCTCGGCGTGATCTCCGCGTGCGTGCTCGGCGGCGTGTCGCTGACGGGCGGTGTCGCGACGATCTCCGGCGTGCTGGTCGGCGTGCTGATCATGGGCGCGGTGCAGGATGCGATGAGCCTGCTGAACGTACCGACGTTTTACCAATATCTGATACGCGGCGGAATTCTGTTGCTCGCGGTGCTGTTCGACCAGTATCGTCGCAATCAGCGGCGCGCGATGAAGATCTGA
- a CDS encoding SMP-30/gluconolactonase/LRE family protein, which yields MQQNHPAASATLLADSRNTLGEGATWCDTTHALYWTDIEGAQLWRCRADGSDLTPWAMPERLACFALTHDPDVLLVGLATHLAFFDLRSGALTRIVDVEPDLPTRLNDGRCDPFGAFVFGMKDEGGEPPRAVGGFYRLNADLTLERLALPAAAIANSIAFSPDGSKMYFCDSLVREIFVCDYRAGGDVANVRSFARLTDADGDPDGSIVDRDGGLWNAQWGGRRVVRYGPDGIETDRVEVPTAQPSCVAIDGDGRLYVTSARIGLSDDALAGDAHAGGVFVAQTRHAGLPTARFAGAPRG from the coding sequence ATGCAACAGAATCATCCGGCCGCGTCGGCGACGCTGCTGGCCGACAGCCGCAACACGCTCGGCGAAGGCGCGACGTGGTGCGACACGACGCACGCGCTGTACTGGACGGACATCGAAGGCGCGCAACTGTGGCGCTGCCGCGCGGACGGCTCGGACCTGACGCCGTGGGCGATGCCCGAGCGACTCGCGTGCTTCGCGCTCACGCACGATCCGGACGTGCTGCTCGTCGGGCTCGCGACGCATCTCGCGTTCTTCGACCTGCGCAGCGGCGCGCTCACGCGGATCGTCGACGTCGAACCCGATCTGCCGACGCGCCTGAACGACGGCCGGTGCGATCCGTTCGGCGCGTTCGTGTTCGGGATGAAGGACGAAGGCGGCGAGCCGCCGCGCGCGGTCGGCGGGTTCTACCGGCTCAATGCCGACCTCACGCTCGAACGGCTCGCGTTGCCGGCGGCGGCGATCGCGAACAGCATCGCGTTCTCGCCGGACGGTTCGAAAATGTACTTCTGCGATTCGCTCGTGCGCGAGATTTTCGTCTGCGATTACCGCGCGGGCGGCGATGTCGCGAACGTGCGCTCGTTCGCGCGCCTGACTGATGCGGACGGCGACCCGGACGGCTCGATCGTCGATCGCGACGGCGGGCTGTGGAACGCGCAATGGGGCGGCCGCCGGGTGGTGCGTTATGGGCCGGACGGGATCGAGACGGACCGCGTCGAGGTGCCCACCGCGCAGCCGAGTTGCGTCGCGATTGACGGTGACGGCCGCCTGTACGTGACGAGCGCGCGCATCGGCTTGAGCGACGACGCGCTGGCCGGCGATGCGCATGCGGGCGGCGTGTTCGTCGCGCAGACGCGGCATGCGGGGCTGCCGACTGCACGATTCGCGGGCGCGCCGCGCGGTTGA